In Phycisphaerae bacterium, the genomic stretch CAAGCCCCGACGTAGCCCGGTTCTCAACCTCAAGTTGTCACATGACAAGTATCGCTCCTGGAAGCAGTTCCTCGACCACGCATACTGGAACGTCGAACTGAAGTAAGCCCCTCAAGGCAAAACTCACGTCTGTCTCTATCACCCGACCTCTGATCGCCCCGCCGTGGCCCCGGCCGCTACGCACGATCATTGAATGCGAGCGGGCCCCGCAAGCCCACGAAGAGCGCCGTTCGCCCGGCCTCGGCACCGTCCCGCCGGTGACTCCAGAACCGTCGATCGCAGATACTGCACAGGCCCGCAATCTCAATGGCCTGGCTCGGAACGCCCGCCGCGGCCAACTGGTCTCGGTTGGCGGTCCAGAGGTCAAACAGAACGCGCCCCCCCTGCTCGACAAAGCAATTGTCCGCGTCGGCCAGCCTCGTTTTGGCAATTCGTCGCACATGCGGACCAACCTCGTAGCAGCATGGACCCGCAGAGGGTGAAATGGCCGCCCTCATCCGGGCAGGGTCGCTGCCGTAGCTCCGCACCATCTGCTTCACGAGGTTGTCTGCGGCCCCGGCTACCGTTCCTCGCCAACTGGCATGGACCACCCCCACCGCCGGTCGATCGGGGTCGTAAACGAGAATCAGCGGGCAGTCGGCCGAGAGGATGACCAGCGGGACATTCGGCATGTCGGTCATCAGGCCGTCAACGAATGCAATCGCCCCATGCCGGCCATCGCGACCGCGACCGACGTCGCCCGGCTCCAGACTCAGAACATCCGCTCCGTGAACCTGTTCCGGCGAGGTCAGCGACTCAAAAGGCATGCCGAGAACTTCGCACACCCGTCTTCGCCAATGAACGGCCTCCTCGCGACCGCTGCCCCGGTGAGGGGCATAGTTCTGCGGGCGGGTCGTCACGGCATGAACCAGCCGCGGCACCGCTTCAAGGCTCTCGAACGAGAGCAACGTCACATCACCGTGCGATCGCTCGATCATCTTGAAGACCGTACCCCACAGAAAAAGCTTATCCCTTCACCTTCAAGAGGATCTTGATGTAGCGGGGATCGGCCGCCAGCTCGATCGCCTCGACGCCGCGAGCCAACGGTAATTGACGCGACACCATCGATTCAACATCAATGTCGCGCCGGGCCAGCGCTGCGATCGCATCAGGAAACGGTCCGCAACGACTGCCGAGTACCGCGATCTCGTTGACAACCACCGGCGCAAGGTTGATTTCTCTCCCGCCGGCATAGGTGCTCTTCAGAACCAGGGTGCCTCGGGGGCGAACGAGTTTCACGGCTGTTTCGAAGCCCTCGGGGCTGCCGCTGCAGTCCACGACCACGTCCCGATCGGTTTTCGGCACCAGATCCGACAGCGGGATCGTCTGAATCCCCTTCTTCTCACAAAAGTCCAGCGTGTGCCCGTTCCGCCCAATAACCTCCAGGCGACAACCGGTCGTTCGCAGCACCTGGGCAACCAGCAAACCCAGTCGTCCGGACCCCACAACCGCCACCCGCGTCCGCTTCTCGATTGGGCACTGCTTGATCACCTGGTAAGCCGCGGCCAGCGGCTCGATGAAGACCGCCTGCTCGTCACTGAGGGCTTCCGGAACTTCATGCAGATTTCGTTCCGGCACCGCTATATATTGGGCAAAGCACCCGTCCCGGCGTGAGATGCCGATGACGCTTCGCTTGCGACAGTGGTTGGCCAGACCGTGCTGGCACATGTCGCACTTGCCGCAGACGCAATTGATCTCAGCCGTTACCCTCCGCCCCCGCCACCGCCTCGATCCCTTCACCACCGTTCCGACAAACTCGTGGCCAAGTACCCCGGCGAAACTCATATACCCTTTGGTAATCTCGATATCCGTGGCGCAGACACCCGCGAGCTTCACCTCAATCAGCGCCTCATCCTCTCCTGGCAATGGCTCCGGGTATTTCGCGTCGAACCGAAGCATCTGGTTGAACACGAGCGCATTCACCTTCGTAGCCTTCTCTATCAGCGGTCAAATCTCCTCAGCGCGGACCAGTATCGAGCATCACGCCGGGACCGTCAATCCGCAACCCCTTAAACATTGGCCCGCGCTCCGGTTCACGTCTGCTGGCCTGCCGCCTCGTTCGCCGATATAGTCACGATTTCGGAAACGGTGGCCTGCGGCCGTGGCCGGCTTGCCCTGCCGCACGGCGTTGACGAGATCGAAGGTGTGATCATGACCAATAGGATTGAACGGGCGTTTGAAGACCTCTCGGCCAAGGGTAAGAAGGGCCTCCTGCCTTTTATCACCGCCGGGCTGCCCGACCTTGATACCACTCAGCGCATTCTCGAATCCCTGACCAGCCTCGGTGTGACGGCCGTCGAGATCGGCTTCCCCTACT encodes the following:
- a CDS encoding polyphenol oxidase family protein, producing MIERSHGDVTLLSFESLEAVPRLVHAVTTRPQNYAPHRGSGREEAVHWRRRVCEVLGMPFESLTSPEQVHGADVLSLEPGDVGRGRDGRHGAIAFVDGLMTDMPNVPLVILSADCPLILVYDPDRPAVGVVHASWRGTVAGAADNLVKQMVRSYGSDPARMRAAISPSAGPCCYEVGPHVRRIAKTRLADADNCFVEQGGRVLFDLWTANRDQLAAAGVPSQAIEIAGLCSICDRRFWSHRRDGAEAGRTALFVGLRGPLAFNDRA
- a CDS encoding alcohol dehydrogenase catalytic domain-containing protein, which produces MNALVFNQMLRFDAKYPEPLPGEDEALIEVKLAGVCATDIEITKGYMSFAGVLGHEFVGTVVKGSRRWRGRRVTAEINCVCGKCDMCQHGLANHCRKRSVIGISRRDGCFAQYIAVPERNLHEVPEALSDEQAVFIEPLAAAYQVIKQCPIEKRTRVAVVGSGRLGLLVAQVLRTTGCRLEVIGRNGHTLDFCEKKGIQTIPLSDLVPKTDRDVVVDCSGSPEGFETAVKLVRPRGTLVLKSTYAGGREINLAPVVVNEIAVLGSRCGPFPDAIAALARRDIDVESMVSRQLPLARGVEAIELAADPRYIKILLKVKG